Proteins co-encoded in one Andreesenia angusta genomic window:
- the purH gene encoding bifunctional phosphoribosylaminoimidazolecarboxamide formyltransferase/IMP cyclohydrolase, which yields MKRALISVSDKTGVVDFARGLADMGWELISTGGTYKELLKEGVDVVEVSSVTGFPEAFDGRVKTLHPAVHGGILYRRDNDDDVKTIAEMNIGSIDMVVVNLYPFKEVYEREGSTTEDIIENIDIGGPTLVRAASKNYRHVTIVVEPEDYSRVLGELRASGETSLDTRVEMAKKAFSHTAYYDSMIASYFNEVTGDKFPERLLVPYSKKSDLRYGENPHQEGALYVESLGKPSGMASLVQHNGKELSYNNINDLNEGLDLVREFEEPTAVAIKHGNPCGVASDKSLEAAFAKAYESDSQSIYGGIVIFNREVGAELAETLSKIFLEVIVAPSYSEEALRILSQKPNVRVLEQPEASKPLTSSRNLKSVSGGLLVQDKDTQLLGEKLICVTEAKPDKSTEEDLLFAWKVVKATKSNAVVVAKNKTTVAVGPGQVSRIWALENAVKQGREGVQGAVLASDAFFPFGDCVELAAKSGIVSIIQPGGAKKDSESIELADKHGISMVFTGIRHFKH from the coding sequence TTGAAGAGAGCTTTGATAAGTGTTTCAGACAAGACAGGCGTTGTGGACTTTGCCAGAGGACTGGCAGATATGGGATGGGAGCTGATTTCTACAGGGGGGACTTACAAGGAACTTCTAAAGGAAGGCGTAGACGTAGTGGAAGTCTCAAGTGTGACGGGATTCCCGGAGGCTTTTGACGGAAGAGTCAAGACGCTCCACCCTGCTGTGCACGGGGGGATTCTATACAGAAGAGACAATGACGACGACGTCAAAACTATAGCTGAAATGAATATCGGGAGCATAGACATGGTGGTCGTAAACCTATATCCTTTCAAGGAGGTCTACGAGCGGGAAGGCTCGACGACTGAGGATATAATAGAGAACATAGACATAGGAGGCCCAACGCTTGTAAGGGCTGCGAGCAAGAACTACAGGCATGTCACGATAGTGGTGGAGCCGGAAGACTACTCAAGAGTGCTAGGCGAGCTTAGAGCGAGCGGGGAAACTTCTCTAGACACAAGGGTCGAGATGGCCAAGAAGGCATTTTCCCATACTGCATACTATGACTCCATGATAGCGTCTTATTTCAACGAGGTGACAGGAGACAAGTTTCCTGAAAGACTGCTAGTGCCTTACAGCAAGAAGTCTGACCTTAGGTACGGGGAAAACCCTCACCAGGAAGGAGCACTGTATGTAGAGTCGCTGGGGAAACCTTCGGGAATGGCTTCACTGGTCCAGCATAACGGGAAAGAACTTTCCTACAACAACATAAACGACCTGAATGAAGGGCTTGACCTTGTAAGGGAGTTCGAAGAGCCTACAGCTGTTGCCATAAAGCATGGGAATCCATGCGGTGTTGCAAGCGACAAGAGCTTAGAGGCTGCTTTTGCAAAGGCATACGAGTCTGACAGCCAGTCTATATACGGCGGGATAGTTATATTCAACAGAGAAGTAGGCGCAGAGCTTGCGGAAACTCTATCCAAGATATTTCTAGAAGTCATAGTGGCGCCTTCCTACTCAGAGGAAGCGCTTCGCATACTCTCTCAAAAGCCGAACGTGAGAGTGCTGGAACAACCTGAGGCATCAAAGCCTCTGACAAGCTCTCGAAACCTCAAGAGCGTATCAGGCGGGCTGCTGGTGCAAGACAAGGACACGCAGCTGCTTGGAGAAAAGCTTATATGTGTGACCGAGGCCAAGCCTGATAAATCCACAGAAGAGGACCTCTTGTTTGCGTGGAAGGTGGTAAAGGCCACAAAATCAAATGCCGTAGTTGTGGCGAAAAACAAGACTACAGTTGCTGTGGGGCCTGGACAGGTGAGCAGGATATGGGCGCTTGAAAATGCCGTAAAACAAGGCAGAGAAGGGGTTCAGGGAGCTGTGCTTGCATCGGATGCCTTCTTTCCTTTTGGGGACTGCGTAGAGCTTGCGGCCAAGTCGGGGATAGTCTCTATAATCCAGCCTGGCGGAGCAAAAAAAGACAGCGAGTCTATAGAGCTCGCCGACAAGCACGGCATATCCATGGTATTTACAGGGATAAGACATTTCAAACACTGA
- a CDS encoding response regulator transcription factor produces the protein MIDLKILLVEDESKLSEVVKSFLEAENYEVAQAYDGIEAVELFEREEVQLVILDLMLPKLSGEEVCRKIRSQSNVPIIMVTAKVEEEERIEGLSIGADDYVIKPFSVKELVQRVKTLLRRSYSDGPKAEKYSFNDGDLEIDLSAGIVLKDGIDAGLTGSELKVLKTFLANLGSILSRDQLIEKSFGYDYDGNDRTVDAHIKNIRHKIEDNPKEPEYILTVYGMGYRFGVKR, from the coding sequence GTGATAGACTTGAAGATACTTTTAGTGGAAGACGAATCGAAGCTTTCTGAAGTTGTGAAGTCGTTTCTGGAAGCAGAAAACTATGAAGTTGCCCAGGCCTACGATGGGATAGAGGCAGTCGAGCTGTTTGAAAGAGAGGAAGTGCAGCTTGTGATACTCGACCTAATGCTTCCGAAGCTCTCAGGGGAGGAAGTCTGCAGAAAGATAAGAAGCCAGTCAAACGTACCCATAATAATGGTGACTGCAAAGGTGGAAGAGGAAGAGCGAATAGAAGGGCTGTCCATAGGGGCCGATGACTATGTAATAAAGCCGTTTAGCGTGAAAGAGCTTGTGCAGAGAGTGAAGACGCTTCTCAGAAGAAGCTACAGCGACGGACCCAAGGCTGAGAAGTACAGCTTTAACGACGGAGACTTGGAGATAGACCTGAGCGCAGGGATAGTGCTTAAAGACGGAATTGACGCAGGACTCACTGGGAGCGAACTAAAGGTGCTGAAGACCTTCCTGGCCAATTTGGGGAGTATACTCAGCAGAGACCAGCTAATAGAGAAGTCCTTCGGATACGACTATGACGGAAACGACAGGACTGTGGATGCTCATATAAAGAATATAAGGCATAAAATAGAGGACAATCCCAAGGAGCCTGAGTATATACTGACCGTGTACGGCATGGGGTACAGGTTCGGTGTGAAGAGATGA
- a CDS encoding sensor histidine kinase, producing the protein MTISFFFFSALIIGFMWLTSSAVLDREFQSYLSEVKTSEVEEAFEEIAEMYSSEDGFSTEELRDIRRISNRRGYSIDIVDQDGESLVSDSGEKGGFQGGKLLDGELKEMEFPLEMEGGSGTVTIGFKDGLGLKAEDLVFKSAMRKSLGFAGVFLLLLSIVISYFFSRKISSPIRKVKLVAERIKEGEWSHKYLSSKSDPKEIYELSEAIDQMAMTLKAQEDMRKKLVSDMAHELRTPIAVLKSHLEAMIEGVWEVSTERLQDLYVEVDMVNELVNRLKDIHTLEGGSQTLNLEVVSLPEELWSVVNPLTPMFAEKGLEIGVKADKTFRVKLDKSKFKQIMYNLILNAYKYSEVGAKVRVEALETELGLELSVSDTGIGISSEDLPLVFERFYRGEKSRNKDYGGTGLGLTIVKALVEAHGWSISAESEIGVGSKFTIAIPRKSFENS; encoded by the coding sequence TTGACAATCAGCTTTTTCTTTTTCTCTGCGCTTATAATAGGCTTTATGTGGCTGACTTCAAGTGCTGTGCTTGACAGGGAGTTCCAGTCCTACCTTTCGGAAGTGAAAACATCGGAGGTAGAGGAGGCTTTCGAGGAGATAGCGGAGATGTATAGTTCAGAAGATGGTTTCTCTACAGAGGAGCTGAGGGATATAAGGCGGATTTCCAACAGGAGAGGCTATTCCATAGATATAGTGGATCAGGACGGAGAGTCTCTTGTGAGTGATAGCGGCGAAAAAGGCGGGTTTCAAGGGGGAAAACTGCTAGATGGAGAGTTAAAAGAGATGGAGTTTCCCCTTGAGATGGAAGGCGGAAGCGGAACTGTGACTATAGGGTTCAAAGACGGACTTGGCTTGAAAGCTGAAGACCTGGTGTTTAAAAGCGCTATGAGAAAATCGCTTGGATTTGCAGGCGTATTTCTCCTGCTGCTCTCAATCGTGATAAGCTATTTTTTTTCAAGGAAAATATCAAGCCCGATAAGAAAGGTAAAGCTTGTGGCTGAGCGCATAAAAGAGGGCGAGTGGTCTCACAAATACCTAAGCTCTAAGTCTGACCCCAAAGAGATATACGAGCTTTCAGAGGCTATAGACCAAATGGCGATGACTTTGAAAGCTCAGGAAGATATGAGGAAGAAACTTGTATCAGATATGGCCCATGAGCTGAGAACGCCCATAGCTGTGCTGAAAAGTCATCTCGAAGCCATGATAGAGGGGGTTTGGGAAGTCAGCACGGAGCGTCTGCAAGACCTTTATGTGGAGGTTGACATGGTGAATGAACTTGTAAATAGGCTCAAGGATATACATACGCTAGAGGGTGGAAGTCAGACTCTGAACCTTGAAGTGGTGAGCTTGCCGGAAGAGCTGTGGTCTGTAGTGAATCCGCTGACTCCGATGTTTGCAGAAAAAGGGCTTGAGATTGGAGTTAAAGCAGATAAAACTTTTAGAGTAAAACTGGACAAAAGTAAGTTCAAGCAGATAATGTACAATTTGATTCTGAATGCATACAAGTATTCGGAAGTCGGTGCAAAGGTGAGGGTAGAAGCCTTGGAGACTGAGCTTGGTCTGGAACTGAGCGTATCAGACACTGGAATCGGGATATCTAGCGAAGACCTTCCGCTTGTGTTTGAGAGGTTTTACAGAGGTGAAAAGTCCAGAAACAAAGACTACGGCGGAACGGGGCTTGGGCTCACTATAGTAAAGGCTCTTGTGGAAGCTCATGGATGGAGCATCTCGGCAGAGAGCGAAATTGGAGTGGGCAGCAAATTCACCATAGCTATTCCTCGAAAAAGTTTTGAAAATTCATAA